The DNA sequence GCCTGAATTATGGCATCAGCCAGCATAAAGGGGCCATCCTCCTGACCGGTAACTACGGCACCGGCAAGACCGTGCTGAGCCGGGCGATTGCCCGGATAATTGACCCGGCCAAGTATCATCTGGTTTATTTTGCCAATCCCCAACTGCCGTCAACCGACTTCCTGATCGGCATCGCCCATCAATTAGGAGCTGATAAAATCCCGACTGCCAAGGTAGAACTGATTGAGG is a window from the Planctomycetota bacterium genome containing:
- a CDS encoding AAA family ATPase encodes the protein MYKDYWGLKEYPFENTPDPRFLYMSPSHEEGLMRLNYGISQHKGAILLTGNYGTGKTVLSRAIARIIDPAKYHLVYFANPQLPSTDFLIGIAHQLGADKIPTAKVELIEVINGMLQRNLDINKYTVVIVDEAHLIEDRLIFEEL